A genomic window from Phyllopteryx taeniolatus isolate TA_2022b chromosome 2, UOR_Ptae_1.2, whole genome shotgun sequence includes:
- the LOC133473254 gene encoding oocyte zinc finger protein XlCOF20-like isoform X1 — protein sequence MCAKRVKDIYKEPSRTKEENERQRQPFKKPQAVLHNADVNGEDLRPEQQEWNSRVEREEPEPYHMRNEDELELPLIKVEVKETELPHIKEEEEPVPLHIKEEEEEEDIDNFPLTIIVKGEDDKEEGDGDPCGRSQADSLLAPRADSADITSNFPDTDDEHPEGDDMQWKCSQCGKTYGSKWGLKVHMRIHTGEKPFSCSLCGKIFTQKAHLIAHTRTHTGEKAFVCSICSLSFSERSNLGKHMRTHTGEKPYACLFCGKRFSIKGHLRTHTSTHTGEKPFDCSECGKQFARKAHLNIHTRKHTGEKPFSCSVCNKRFARKAHLNIHTRTHTGEKPFACSVCTLSFSERSNLVKHMRTHTGEKPFSCSVCDKSFSQKYLVTKHKCPGEKSSSK from the exons atgtgtgcgaaAAGGGTGAAAGACATTTACAAGGAGCCTTCGCGAACTaaagaggagaacgagcgaCAACGTCAACCTTTCAAGAAGCCTCAAGCCGTGTTGCACAATGCAG ATGTCAATGGAGAAGATCTTCGTCCTGAGCAGCAGGAGTGGAACTCCAGGGTGGAGCGGGAGGAGCCAGAGCCCTATCACATGAGAAATGAAGATGAATTAGAGCTACCCTTAATTAAAGTGGAGGTGAAGGAGACAGAGCTGccccacattaaagaggaagaggagccagTGCCCCTCCACattaaagaagaggaggaggaggaagatatCGACAACTTTCCATTGACAATTATTGTGAAGGGTGAAGATGATAAagaagaaggtgatggagaccccTGTGGACGATCACAAGCAGACAGCCTCTTAGCTCCACGAGCCGACAGTGCCGACATCACGTCAAACTTTCCCGACACTGATGATGAACACCCTGAAGGTGATGACATGCAATGGAAGTGCTCgcagtgtgggaaaacatatGGTTCAAAGTGGGGTTTAAAAGTgcacatgagaatacacacgggagagaaacctttttcctgctcactTTGTGGTAAAATATTCACTCAGAAGGCACATTTAAtagcacacacaagaacacacactggggagaaagcTTTTGTCTGTTCAATCTGCAGCTTAAGTTTCAGTGAACGTTCAAATTTAGGtaaacacatgagaacacacactggggagaaaccttatGCCTGTTtattttgtggtaaaagattctctatAAAGGGACATTTAAGAACACACACCAGTACacatactggagagaaaccttttgacTGTTCAGAGTGTGGCAAACAATTCGCCCGTaaggcacatttaaacatacacacaagaaaacacaccggagagaaacctttttcatgTTCAGTTTGCAATAAAAGATTTGCTCGTAAGGCCCATTTAaacatacacacaagaacacacactggagagaaaccttttgcctgctcagtgtgCACCTTAAGTTTCAGTGAACGTTCAAATTTGGTTAaacacatgagaacgcacactggtgagaaaccattcagttgcagtgtgtgtgataAAAGCTTCTCTCAAAAGTATCTGGTTACGAAACACAAGTGTCCTGGTGAGAAGAGCAGCAGTAAATGA
- the LOC133473254 gene encoding gastrula zinc finger protein XlCGF7.1-like isoform X2, giving the protein MRNEDELELPLIKVEVKETELPHIKEEEEPVPLHIKEEEEEEDIDNFPLTIIVKGEDDKEEGDGDPCGRSQADSLLAPRADSADITSNFPDTDDEHPEGDDMQWKCSQCGKTYGSKWGLKVHMRIHTGEKPFSCSLCGKIFTQKAHLIAHTRTHTGEKAFVCSICSLSFSERSNLGKHMRTHTGEKPYACLFCGKRFSIKGHLRTHTSTHTGEKPFDCSECGKQFARKAHLNIHTRKHTGEKPFSCSVCNKRFARKAHLNIHTRTHTGEKPFACSVCTLSFSERSNLVKHMRTHTGEKPFSCSVCDKSFSQKYLVTKHKCPGEKSSSK; this is encoded by the coding sequence ATGAGAAATGAAGATGAATTAGAGCTACCCTTAATTAAAGTGGAGGTGAAGGAGACAGAGCTGccccacattaaagaggaagaggagccagTGCCCCTCCACattaaagaagaggaggaggaggaagatatCGACAACTTTCCATTGACAATTATTGTGAAGGGTGAAGATGATAAagaagaaggtgatggagaccccTGTGGACGATCACAAGCAGACAGCCTCTTAGCTCCACGAGCCGACAGTGCCGACATCACGTCAAACTTTCCCGACACTGATGATGAACACCCTGAAGGTGATGACATGCAATGGAAGTGCTCgcagtgtgggaaaacatatGGTTCAAAGTGGGGTTTAAAAGTgcacatgagaatacacacgggagagaaacctttttcctgctcactTTGTGGTAAAATATTCACTCAGAAGGCACATTTAAtagcacacacaagaacacacactggggagaaagcTTTTGTCTGTTCAATCTGCAGCTTAAGTTTCAGTGAACGTTCAAATTTAGGtaaacacatgagaacacacactggggagaaaccttatGCCTGTTtattttgtggtaaaagattctctatAAAGGGACATTTAAGAACACACACCAGTACacatactggagagaaaccttttgacTGTTCAGAGTGTGGCAAACAATTCGCCCGTaaggcacatttaaacatacacacaagaaaacacaccggagagaaacctttttcatgTTCAGTTTGCAATAAAAGATTTGCTCGTAAGGCCCATTTAaacatacacacaagaacacacactggagagaaaccttttgcctgctcagtgtgCACCTTAAGTTTCAGTGAACGTTCAAATTTGGTTAaacacatgagaacgcacactggtgagaaaccattcagttgcagtgtgtgtgataAAAGCTTCTCTCAAAAGTATCTGGTTACGAAACACAAGTGTCCTGGTGAGAAGAGCAGCAGTAAATGA
- the LOC133473210 gene encoding uncharacterized protein LOC133473210 isoform X4, whose amino-acid sequence MCKVDILRELLNQRLSAAVEEIFVVFKGTIAEYEEELSRTKQENERQRQLLDAVFKKPQEQFQGADVSKDLHQAQQEPALSHIKEEEEPEYTHVKEEEEDHITNLQFTIVPVKSEEDGDKGLREKNRKAELPISTSSQYMPTEDDGDHCRGSQTGSLLAVLSDREDTVSNSPDTDDEHSKESLEENAPCIPSPSPTIVANKGFNRDQTLFLIDLRAS is encoded by the exons atgtgtaaagtAGACATCCTGAGAGAGTTGCTGAATCAGCGACTAAGTGCGGCCGTGGAAGAAATATTCGTCGTGTTTAAAGGAACGatagcagagtacgaggaggaactttctCGAACAAAACAGGAGAACGAGCgacaacgtcaactactggacgctgtttTCAAGAAGCCCCAAGAGCAATTCCAaggagcag ATGTCAGTAAAGATCTTCACCAAGCGCAGCAGGAGCCAGCGCTCtcccacattaaagaggaagaggagccagaGTACACCCAtgttaaagaggaagaagaggatcaTATCACCAATTTGCAGTTTACCATTGTTCCTGTAAAGAGTGAAGAGGATGGGGACAAAGGGTTAAGGGAGAAGAACAGAAAGGCTGAACTTCCGATCAGCACTTCCAGTCAATACATGCCAACAGAAGATGATGGAGACCACTGCAGAGGATCCCAAACAGGCAGCCTCTTAGCTGTACTATCAGATAGGGAGGACACAGTGTCAAACTCTCCTGACACTGATGATGAACACTCTAAAG AGAGCTTGGAGGAGAATGCTCCCTGCATCCCTTCACCATCTCCCACCATAGTTGCAAATAAAGGCTTCAATAGGGACCAGACGCTGTTCCTTATTGACCTGAGGGCATCATGA
- the LOC133473210 gene encoding uncharacterized protein LOC133473210 isoform X5, translating to MCKVDILRELLNQRLSAAVEEIFVVFKGTIAEYEEELSRTKQENERQRQLLDAVFKKPQEQFQGADVSKDLHQAQQEPALSHIKEEEEPEYTHVKEEEEDHITNLQFTIVPVKSEEDGDKGLREKNRKAELPISTSSQYMPTEDDGDHCRGSQTGSLLAVLSDREDTVSNSPDTDDEHSKARLHAPLWRSW from the exons atgtgtaaagtAGACATCCTGAGAGAGTTGCTGAATCAGCGACTAAGTGCGGCCGTGGAAGAAATATTCGTCGTGTTTAAAGGAACGatagcagagtacgaggaggaactttctCGAACAAAACAGGAGAACGAGCgacaacgtcaactactggacgctgtttTCAAGAAGCCCCAAGAGCAATTCCAaggagcag ATGTCAGTAAAGATCTTCACCAAGCGCAGCAGGAGCCAGCGCTCtcccacattaaagaggaagaggagccagaGTACACCCAtgttaaagaggaagaagaggatcaTATCACCAATTTGCAGTTTACCATTGTTCCTGTAAAGAGTGAAGAGGATGGGGACAAAGGGTTAAGGGAGAAGAACAGAAAGGCTGAACTTCCGATCAGCACTTCCAGTCAATACATGCCAACAGAAGATGATGGAGACCACTGCAGAGGATCCCAAACAGGCAGCCTCTTAGCTGTACTATCAGATAGGGAGGACACAGTGTCAAACTCTCCTGACACTGATGATGAACACTCTAAAG CACGACTGCATGCACCACTGTGGCGAAGCTGGTGA
- the LOC133473210 gene encoding uncharacterized protein LOC133473210 isoform X3 yields MCKVDILRELLNQRLSAAVEEIFVVFKGTIAEYEEELSRTKQENERQRQLLDAVFKKPQEQFQGADVSKDLHQAQQEPALSHIKEEEEPEYTHVKEEEEDHITNLQFTIVPVKSEEDGDKGLREKNRKAELPISTSSQYMPTEDDGDHCRGSQTGSLLAVLSDREDTVSNSPDTDDEHSKVHVNISAGLYLDPHRRTIFPGPYVRENTQQLRTTTPIPMKLGRVKQIKTEYNDLQIMFNLYLIEYTTKTSYLMFKLINFIVFSK; encoded by the exons atgtgtaaagtAGACATCCTGAGAGAGTTGCTGAATCAGCGACTAAGTGCGGCCGTGGAAGAAATATTCGTCGTGTTTAAAGGAACGatagcagagtacgaggaggaactttctCGAACAAAACAGGAGAACGAGCgacaacgtcaactactggacgctgtttTCAAGAAGCCCCAAGAGCAATTCCAaggagcag ATGTCAGTAAAGATCTTCACCAAGCGCAGCAGGAGCCAGCGCTCtcccacattaaagaggaagaggagccagaGTACACCCAtgttaaagaggaagaagaggatcaTATCACCAATTTGCAGTTTACCATTGTTCCTGTAAAGAGTGAAGAGGATGGGGACAAAGGGTTAAGGGAGAAGAACAGAAAGGCTGAACTTCCGATCAGCACTTCCAGTCAATACATGCCAACAGAAGATGATGGAGACCACTGCAGAGGATCCCAAACAGGCAGCCTCTTAGCTGTACTATCAGATAGGGAGGACACAGTGTCAAACTCTCCTGACACTGATGATGAACACTCTAAAG TCCATGTGAACATCAGCGCTGGCCTGTATTTGGATCCACACAGGAGGACAATTTTTCCTGGCCCGTATGTTCGAGAGAATACTCAGCAGCTacgaactacaaccccaattccaatgaagttgggacgtgttaaacaaataaaaacagaatacaatgatttgcaaatcatgttcaacctatatttaattgaatacactacaaagacaagttatttaatgttcaaactgatcaactttattgtttttagcaaataa
- the LOC133473210 gene encoding zinc finger protein OZF-like isoform X1 — translation MCKVDILRELLNQRLSAAVEEIFVVFKGTIAEYEEELSRTKQENERQRQLLDAVFKKPQEQFQGADVSKDLHQAQQEPALSHIKEEEEPEYTHVKEEEEDHITNLQFTIVPVKSEEDGDKGLREKNRKAELPISTSSQYMPTEDDGDHCRGSQTGSLLAVLSDREDTVSNSPDTDDEHSKGDVTCHTDDKQLKCSQCGKTFAARHNLKRHMRTHTVEKPFACSVCALRFTHRSGLVEHTRKHSGEKPFVCSVCGKRFTQKGSLIKHTRTHTGDKPFTCAVCNISFGNRSSLRTHTRIHTGEKPFVCSVCGKRFSVKGNLRSHTRTHTGEKPFTCSVCNISFRYHTGLIQHTRTHTGERPFCCLVCGQRFSQKQNLTSHTRIHTGERPFSCSVCEKKFYVKYHVKRHKCAGEKSSSQ, via the exons atgtgtaaagtAGACATCCTGAGAGAGTTGCTGAATCAGCGACTAAGTGCGGCCGTGGAAGAAATATTCGTCGTGTTTAAAGGAACGatagcagagtacgaggaggaactttctCGAACAAAACAGGAGAACGAGCgacaacgtcaactactggacgctgtttTCAAGAAGCCCCAAGAGCAATTCCAaggagcag ATGTCAGTAAAGATCTTCACCAAGCGCAGCAGGAGCCAGCGCTCtcccacattaaagaggaagaggagccagaGTACACCCAtgttaaagaggaagaagaggatcaTATCACCAATTTGCAGTTTACCATTGTTCCTGTAAAGAGTGAAGAGGATGGGGACAAAGGGTTAAGGGAGAAGAACAGAAAGGCTGAACTTCCGATCAGCACTTCCAGTCAATACATGCCAACAGAAGATGATGGAGACCACTGCAGAGGATCCCAAACAGGCAGCCTCTTAGCTGTACTATCAGATAGGGAGGACACAGTGTCAAACTCTCCTGACACTGATGATGAACACTCTAAAGGTGAtgtgacatgtcacactgacgACAAACAGTTGAAGTGTTCTCAATGTGGGAAAACCTTTGCTGCCAGGCATAATTTGAAACggcacatgagaacacacacagtagagaaaccttttgcctgctcagtctgTGCCTTACGTTTTACTCATAGATCAGGATTGGTTGAACACACACGAAAACATagtggggagaaaccttttgtgtgctcggtttgtggtaaaagattcacacAAAAGGGAAGTTTAATTAagcacacaagaacgcacactggcgATAAACCTTTTACCTGCGCTGTCTGCAATATAAGTTTCGGGAATCGTTCAAGtttaagaacacacacacgaatacacactggggagaaaccatttgtgtgctcagtttgcggtaagAGGTTCTCTGTAAAAGGAAATTTAAgatcacacacaagaacacacactggagaaaaaccttttactTGCTCAGTCTGTAACATAAGTTTTCGGTATCATACAGGATTGATtcaacacacaagaacacacactggtgagagaCCATTTTGCTGCTTAGTCTGTGGCCAAAGATTTTCTCAAAAGCAGAATTTAACATCACATACAAGAATACACACTGGTGAGAGACCGTTcagttgcagtgtgtgtgagaaaaaaTTCTATGTCAAGTATCATGTTAAAAGACATAAGTGTGCTGGTGAAAAGAGCAGCAGTCAGTGA
- the LOC133473210 gene encoding gastrula zinc finger protein XlCGF7.1-like isoform X2, which produces MPTEDDGDHCRGSQTGSLLAVLSDREDTVSNSPDTDDEHSKGDVTCHTDDKQLKCSQCGKTFAARHNLKRHMRTHTVEKPFACSVCALRFTHRSGLVEHTRKHSGEKPFVCSVCGKRFTQKGSLIKHTRTHTGDKPFTCAVCNISFGNRSSLRTHTRIHTGEKPFVCSVCGKRFSVKGNLRSHTRTHTGEKPFTCSVCNISFRYHTGLIQHTRTHTGERPFCCLVCGQRFSQKQNLTSHTRIHTGERPFSCSVCEKKFYVKYHVKRHKCAGEKSSSQ; this is translated from the coding sequence ATGCCAACAGAAGATGATGGAGACCACTGCAGAGGATCCCAAACAGGCAGCCTCTTAGCTGTACTATCAGATAGGGAGGACACAGTGTCAAACTCTCCTGACACTGATGATGAACACTCTAAAGGTGAtgtgacatgtcacactgacgACAAACAGTTGAAGTGTTCTCAATGTGGGAAAACCTTTGCTGCCAGGCATAATTTGAAACggcacatgagaacacacacagtagagaaaccttttgcctgctcagtctgTGCCTTACGTTTTACTCATAGATCAGGATTGGTTGAACACACACGAAAACATagtggggagaaaccttttgtgtgctcggtttgtggtaaaagattcacacAAAAGGGAAGTTTAATTAagcacacaagaacgcacactggcgATAAACCTTTTACCTGCGCTGTCTGCAATATAAGTTTCGGGAATCGTTCAAGtttaagaacacacacacgaatacacactggggagaaaccatttgtgtgctcagtttgcggtaagAGGTTCTCTGTAAAAGGAAATTTAAgatcacacacaagaacacacactggagaaaaaccttttactTGCTCAGTCTGTAACATAAGTTTTCGGTATCATACAGGATTGATtcaacacacaagaacacacactggtgagagaCCATTTTGCTGCTTAGTCTGTGGCCAAAGATTTTCTCAAAAGCAGAATTTAACATCACATACAAGAATACACACTGGTGAGAGACCGTTcagttgcagtgtgtgtgagaaaaaaTTCTATGTCAAGTATCATGTTAAAAGACATAAGTGTGCTGGTGAAAAGAGCAGCAGTCAGTGA